Proteins found in one Thermogemmata fonticola genomic segment:
- a CDS encoding barstar family protein — MTQQENCGFLFYTDGLLFDERQDFVVHIPPSIRDANTLFEAFFDKLRLLGYFGFNWNALLDCLRDLSWIEQYRVVILHRDLPNLAKEDLSHYLDVLRESTKSWKPGEQHKLVVAFPKSVEATVHNLLMDCN, encoded by the coding sequence ATGACACAGCAAGAAAACTGCGGATTTCTTTTCTATACAGACGGCCTGTTGTTCGACGAACGGCAGGATTTCGTAGTTCATATCCCTCCGTCGATAAGAGATGCCAATACTCTTTTTGAAGCTTTCTTTGATAAGCTTAGGTTACTAGGTTACTTTGGTTTTAACTGGAATGCTCTGTTAGACTGCTTACGGGATCTTTCTTGGATTGAGCAATATCGAGTAGTAATCCTACATCGCGATTTGCCAAACCTTGCGAAGGAAGACCTTTCGCACTACCTCGATGTATTGCGAGAAAGTACAAAGAGTTGGAAGCCTGGTGAGCAGCATAAGTTAGTCGTTGCATTCCCGAAGAGCGTTGAGGCCACAGTTCACAATCTTTTGATGGATTGTAATTAA